In one Myxocyprinus asiaticus isolate MX2 ecotype Aquarium Trade chromosome 29, UBuf_Myxa_2, whole genome shotgun sequence genomic region, the following are encoded:
- the krt5 gene encoding keratin, type II cytoskeletal 5 — MSVKRTTYSTSAGSFSGGSSSGGGGGFGGGSFGGGSGFGGGIRKSFSSMSASAAPMGSRISTVSINRSGGGGGGGFRFSQSGSGGGFGYGLGGGGGGFGGGAGAGFGGGAGAGFGGGYGGGYGGGFGGGFGGGAGGFAAPITAVTVNQSLLAPLNLEIDPNIQVVRTQEKEQIKTLNNRFASFIDKVRFLEQQNKVLETKWSLLQDQTTTRSNIDAMFEAYIANLRRQLDGLGNEKMKLDGELKNMQNLVEDFKNKYEDEINKRAAVENEFVLLKKDVDAAYMNKVELEAKVDALQDEINFLRAIYEEELRELQGQIKDTSVIVEMDNSRNLDMDSIVAEVRAQYEDIANRSRAEAETWYKQKFEEMQSSAGKYGDDLRSTKAEIAELNRMISRLQNEIESVKGQRANLEAQIAEAEERGELAVKDAKARIKDLEEALQRAKQDMARQVREYQELMNVKLALDIEIATYRKLLEGEETRIAGGGSSATIHIQQTSSSSGGGGGGYGMGMGGGGGGGGMGLGMGMGGGGGFGYGGGSGFSMGGGSGMSFSGGSSGGGGGGGSQISVSRSSMQSSRRY, encoded by the exons ATGAGTGTGAAACGTACCACATACAGCACCAGTGCTGGAAGCTTTAGTGGCGGCAGCAGTAGCGGCGGCGGTGGCGGCTTTGGTGGTGGCAGCTTTGGTGGTGGCAGCGGCTTTGGTGGAGGTATCAGAAAGAGCTTCTCCAGCATGTCTGCCAGCGCAGCACCCATGGGCAGCAGGATAAGCACTGTGTCAATTAACCGCTCCGGAGGTGGTGGCGGCGGTGGCTTCCGGTTTAGCCAATCTGGATCCGGAGGTGGCTTCGGCTACGGCCTTGGTGGTGGCGGCGGTGGCTTTGGAGGAGGTGCTGGCGCAGGTTTTGGCGGAGGTGCTGGCGCAGGTTTTGGCGGAGGTTATGGCGGAGGTTATGGCGGAGGTTTTGGCGGAGGTTTTGGCGGAGGTGCCGGAGGGTTTGCAGCACCCATCACAGCTGTCACAGTGAACCAGAGCCTCCTAGCACCACTGAACCTGGAGATCGACCCCAATATCCAGGTTGTCCGCACGCAGGAGAAAGAGCAGATCAAGACCCTCAACAATCGCTTTGCTTCCTTCATTGACAAG GTGCGCTTCCTGGAGCAGCAGAACAAAGTGCTCGAGACAAAATGGAGTCTACTGCAGGACCAGACCACCACCCGCTCCAACATTGATGCCATGTTCGAGGCCTATATCGCTAACCTGCGCAGACAGCTTGACGGACTTGGTAATGAGAAGATGAAGCTAGATGGAGAGCTGAAGAACATGCAGAATTTGGTTGAGGACTTCAAGAACAA ATATGAAGATGAAATCAACAAGCGTGCCGCAGTGGAAAATGAATTTGTCCTGCTAAAGAAG GATGTTGATGCCGCCTACATGAACAAGGTTGAGCTTGAGGCCAAGGTTGATGCTCTTCAAGACGAAATCAACTTCCTTCGGGCCATCTATGAGGAG GAGTTGCGTGAACTCCAGGGACAGATCAAAGACACATCAGTCATTGTGGAAATGGACAACAGTCGCAACTTGGACATGGACTCCATTGTTGCCGAGGTCCGTGCTCAGTATGAGGACATTGCTAACCGCAGCCGTGCTGAGGCCGAGACATGGTACAAACAGAAG TTCGAAGAGATGCAGTCATCTGCTGGCAAGTATGGTGACGACCTTCGCAGTACCAAGGCTGAGATTGCTGAGCTCAACCGCATGATCAGTCGACTTCAGAATGAAATTGAATCTGTTAAGGGACAA CGTGCCAACCTGGAAGCTCAGATTGCTGAGGCTGAGGAGCGTGGAGAACTAGCAGTGAAGGATGCCAAGGCCCGCATTAAGGATCTGGAGGAAGCCCTTCAAAGAGCCAAGCAGGATATGGCGCGCCAGGTGCGAGAGTACCAGGAGCTCATGAATGTCAAACTGGCCTTGGACATTGAGATTGCCACCTACAGGAAGCTTCTGGAAGGAGAAGAAACCAG GATTGCTGGTGGTGGTAGCTCCGCAACCATCCACATCCAGCAGACATCAAGTTCATCTGGTGGTGGCGGTG GTGGATACGGCATGGGCATGGGCGGCGGCGGCGGCGGCGGCGGCATGGGATTGGGAATGGGAATGGGAGGTGGCGGCGGATTCGGATACGGTGGTGGTTCAGGGTTTTCTATGGGCGGAGGCTCCGGCATGAGCTTTAGTGGTGGTagtagtggtggtggtggtggtggtggcagCCAAATCTCAGTGTCCCGCTCCTCCATGCAATCCAGCCGCCGCTACTAA